The proteins below come from a single Burkholderia contaminans genomic window:
- a CDS encoding sugar ABC transporter ATP-binding protein: MQPDLTPNPAPPLIALTGIGKRFPGVQALDDCHFDLRAGEVHALMGENGAGKSTLMKILAGVYQRDDGEIRMDGRAVEIADPRAAQALGIGIIHQELNLMNHLSVAQNIFIGREPRGRFGVFVDEDKLNRDAAAIFARMRLDLDPRTPVGRLTVAKQQMVEIAKALSFDSRVLIMDEPTAALNNAEIAELFRIIGDLRAHGVGIVYISHKMDELRQIADRVTVMRDGKYVATVPMAGTSMDAIIAMMVGRQLATEFRTPPDTSANDVALEVRGLSRGRAIRDVGFTLRRGEILGFAGLMGAGRTEVARAVFGADPVDAGEIRVHGKPVTIRTPADAVKHGIGYLSEDRKHFGLAVGMDVQNNIALSSMRRFVRRGVFLDARELRDTAQAYVRQLAIRTPSVAQPARLLSGGNQQKIVIAKWLLRDCDILFFDEPTRGIDVGAKSEIYKLLDALAADGKAIVMISSELPEVLRMSHRILVMCEGRVTGELRAADATQEKIMQLATQRESTVLS, translated from the coding sequence ATGCAACCCGACTTGACACCGAACCCCGCACCGCCGCTGATCGCATTGACCGGCATCGGCAAGCGCTTCCCCGGCGTGCAGGCGCTCGACGACTGCCATTTCGACCTGCGTGCCGGCGAAGTGCATGCGCTGATGGGCGAGAACGGCGCCGGCAAGTCGACGCTGATGAAGATCCTGGCGGGCGTCTACCAGCGCGACGACGGCGAGATCCGGATGGACGGCCGCGCGGTGGAAATCGCCGACCCGCGCGCCGCGCAGGCGCTCGGGATCGGCATCATCCATCAGGAACTGAACCTGATGAACCACCTGAGCGTCGCGCAGAACATCTTCATCGGCCGCGAGCCGCGCGGGCGCTTCGGCGTGTTCGTCGACGAGGACAAGCTGAACCGCGACGCGGCCGCAATCTTCGCGCGGATGCGGCTCGATCTCGACCCGCGTACGCCGGTCGGCCGGCTCACGGTGGCGAAGCAGCAGATGGTCGAGATCGCGAAGGCGCTGTCGTTCGACTCGCGCGTGCTGATCATGGACGAGCCGACCGCCGCGCTCAACAACGCGGAGATCGCCGAGCTGTTCCGCATCATCGGCGACCTGCGCGCGCACGGTGTCGGCATCGTCTACATCTCGCACAAGATGGACGAGCTGCGCCAGATCGCCGATCGCGTGACCGTGATGCGCGACGGCAAGTACGTCGCGACCGTGCCGATGGCCGGCACGTCGATGGACGCGATCATCGCGATGATGGTCGGCCGCCAGCTCGCGACCGAATTCCGCACGCCGCCCGATACGTCCGCGAACGACGTCGCGCTCGAAGTGCGCGGGCTGTCGCGCGGCCGTGCGATCCGCGATGTCGGCTTCACGCTGCGGCGCGGCGAGATCCTCGGCTTCGCCGGGTTGATGGGCGCGGGCCGCACCGAGGTCGCGCGTGCGGTGTTCGGCGCGGACCCGGTCGATGCGGGCGAGATCCGCGTGCATGGCAAGCCGGTGACGATCCGCACGCCGGCCGACGCGGTGAAGCACGGCATCGGCTACCTGTCCGAGGATCGCAAGCACTTCGGGCTCGCGGTCGGGATGGACGTGCAGAACAACATCGCGCTGTCGAGCATGCGCCGCTTCGTGCGCCGCGGCGTGTTCCTCGACGCGCGTGAATTGCGCGACACCGCGCAGGCGTACGTGCGGCAGCTCGCGATCCGCACGCCGTCGGTCGCGCAGCCGGCGCGGCTGCTGTCGGGCGGCAACCAGCAGAAGATCGTGATCGCGAAGTGGCTGCTGCGCGACTGCGACATCCTGTTCTTCGACGAGCCGACGCGCGGCATCGACGTCGGCGCGAAAAGCGAGATCTACAAGCTGCTCGACGCGCTCGCCGCCGACGGCAAGGCGATCGTGATGATCTCGTCGGAGTTGCCCGAAGTGCTGCGCATGAGCCACCGGATTCTCGTGATGTGCGAAGGGCGCGTGACCGGCGAATTGCGTGCCGCCGACGCCACGCAGGAAAAGATCATGCAGCTCGCGACGCAGCGCGAGTCGACCGTGTTGTCCTGA
- a CDS encoding SDR family oxidoreductase, producing the protein MDLNLQHKVVIVTGGASGIGAAISMRLAEEGAIPVVFARHAPDDAFWRVLAQKQPQAACIPVELQDDAQCRDAVAETIARFGRLDGLVNNAGVNDSIGLEAGRDAFVASLERNLIHYYVMAHYCVPHLKAARGAIVNISSKTAVTGQGNTSGYCASKGAQLALTREWAVALRDDGVRVNAVIPAEVMTPLYRNWLAGFDDPDAKLAGIAGKVPLGQRFTTADEIADTAVFLLSARASHTTGQWLFVDGGYTHLDRAIS; encoded by the coding sequence GTGGATTTGAATCTGCAACACAAGGTCGTGATCGTGACCGGCGGCGCGTCGGGCATCGGTGCCGCGATCTCGATGCGGCTTGCCGAAGAAGGCGCGATTCCGGTGGTGTTCGCGCGCCACGCGCCCGACGATGCGTTCTGGCGCGTACTCGCGCAGAAGCAGCCGCAGGCCGCGTGCATCCCGGTCGAATTGCAGGACGATGCGCAGTGCCGCGATGCCGTTGCGGAAACGATCGCGCGCTTCGGCCGGCTCGACGGCCTGGTCAACAACGCGGGCGTCAACGACAGCATCGGGCTCGAGGCCGGGCGCGATGCGTTCGTCGCATCGCTCGAACGCAACCTGATCCACTACTACGTGATGGCGCATTACTGCGTGCCGCATCTGAAGGCGGCGCGCGGCGCGATCGTCAATATCTCGTCGAAGACGGCCGTCACCGGGCAGGGCAACACGAGCGGCTATTGCGCATCGAAGGGCGCACAGCTCGCGTTGACGCGCGAATGGGCCGTCGCGTTGCGCGACGACGGCGTGCGCGTGAACGCGGTGATTCCGGCCGAGGTGATGACGCCGCTGTACCGGAACTGGCTCGCCGGTTTCGACGACCCCGACGCGAAGCTGGCCGGCATCGCGGGCAAGGTGCCGCTCGGCCAACGCTTCACGACGGCCGACGAAATCGCCGATACGGCCGTGTTCCTGCTGTCGGCGCGCGCGTCGCACACGACGGGCCAGTGGCTGTTCGTCGACGGCGGCTATACGCATCTCGACCGTGCGATCAGCTGA
- a CDS encoding L-fuconate dehydratase yields MPIIRSMRVLDVRFPTSRQLDGSDAMNPDPDYSAAYVVLETDHDGLEGHGLTFTIGRGNEICCAAIDAMRHLVVGLDLDWIREDMGRFWRHVTSDSQLRWIGPDKGAIHLATGAVVNAVWDLWAKAERKPLWRLVADMSPEELVRAIDFRYLTDCLTPDEALDLLRRQAPAKADRIALLERDGYPCYTTSAGWLGYSDDKLRRLCRDAVEEGFEYVKLKVGANLEDDIRRVTIAREVIGPDRKLMIDANQVWEVDEAIDWVRELAFARPWFIEEPTSPDDVEGHRKIRDAIAPVQVATGEMCQNRVLFKQFIARGAIDVVQIDACRLGGVNEILAVMLMAAKYGLPVCPHAGGVGLCEYVQHLSMIDYICIAGTKEGRVTEYVDHLHEHFVEPCIVRGAAYMPPTAPGFSIEMKPESLEQYRFRG; encoded by the coding sequence ATGCCTATCATTCGATCGATGCGCGTCCTCGACGTGCGCTTCCCGACCTCGCGCCAGCTCGACGGCTCCGATGCGATGAATCCAGACCCCGATTATTCGGCGGCCTACGTCGTGCTCGAAACCGATCATGACGGGCTCGAAGGTCACGGGCTCACGTTCACCATCGGGCGCGGCAACGAAATCTGCTGCGCGGCGATCGACGCGATGCGTCACCTCGTCGTCGGCCTCGACCTCGACTGGATCCGCGAAGACATGGGCCGCTTCTGGCGGCACGTCACGTCGGACAGCCAGTTGCGCTGGATCGGCCCCGACAAGGGCGCGATCCACCTGGCGACGGGCGCGGTCGTCAACGCGGTGTGGGATCTGTGGGCGAAAGCCGAACGCAAGCCGCTGTGGCGGCTCGTGGCCGACATGAGCCCCGAGGAACTGGTGCGCGCGATCGACTTCCGCTACCTGACCGACTGCCTGACGCCGGACGAAGCACTCGACCTGCTGCGCCGGCAGGCGCCGGCCAAGGCCGACCGGATCGCGCTGCTCGAGCGCGACGGCTACCCGTGCTACACGACGTCGGCCGGCTGGCTCGGTTACAGCGACGACAAGCTGCGGCGGCTGTGTCGCGATGCGGTGGAAGAGGGTTTCGAATACGTGAAGCTGAAGGTCGGCGCGAACCTGGAGGACGACATCCGCCGCGTGACGATCGCGCGCGAGGTGATCGGCCCGGACCGCAAGCTGATGATCGACGCGAACCAGGTGTGGGAAGTGGACGAGGCGATCGACTGGGTGCGCGAGCTGGCGTTCGCGCGGCCGTGGTTCATCGAGGAGCCGACCAGCCCCGACGACGTCGAAGGGCATCGCAAGATCCGCGACGCGATCGCGCCCGTGCAGGTCGCGACCGGCGAGATGTGCCAGAACCGCGTGCTGTTCAAGCAGTTCATCGCGCGCGGTGCGATCGACGTGGTGCAGATCGATGCGTGCCGGCTCGGCGGCGTGAACGAGATTCTCGCGGTGATGCTGATGGCCGCGAAGTACGGGCTGCCGGTGTGCCCGCATGCGGGCGGCGTCGGGTTGTGCGAGTACGTGCAGCATCTGTCGATGATCGATTACATCTGCATTGCCGGCACGAAGGAAGGGCGCGTGACGGAGTACGTCGATCACCTGCACGAGCATTTCGTCGAACCGTGCATCGTGCGCGGCGCGGCGTATATGCCGCCGACGGCGCCCGGTTTCTCGATCGAGATGAAGCCCGAATCGCTGGAGCAGTACCGGTTCCGCGGCTGA
- a CDS encoding ureidoglycolate lyase — MKLLRFGDKHHEKPGLLDAHGHIRDLSGVIDDIAGDVLAPASLARLRDIPPSSLPLVEGTPRLGACVGRVGKFICIGLNYSDHAAESGMEVPKEPVVFGKWTSAISGPNDDVEIPRGSEKTDWEVELGVVIGQGGRYIAEADALSHVAGYCVVNDVSEREYQLERGGTWDKGKGHDTFGPLGPWLVTADEVPDPHALRLWLEVDGHRYQNGTTATMVFRVPHLVSYLSRFMSLQPGDVISTGTPPGVGLGQKPPVYLRAGQVITLGIDGLGEQRQRTVQA, encoded by the coding sequence ATGAAACTGCTGAGATTTGGCGACAAACACCATGAAAAGCCGGGCCTGCTCGATGCGCACGGCCATATTCGCGACCTGTCCGGCGTGATCGACGACATCGCCGGCGATGTGCTGGCGCCGGCGTCGCTTGCGCGGCTGCGCGACATTCCGCCGTCGTCGCTGCCGCTGGTCGAAGGCACGCCGCGGCTCGGCGCGTGCGTCGGCCGCGTCGGCAAGTTCATCTGCATCGGTCTCAACTATTCCGACCACGCGGCCGAATCGGGGATGGAGGTGCCGAAGGAGCCCGTCGTGTTCGGCAAGTGGACGAGCGCGATCTCCGGGCCGAACGACGACGTCGAGATTCCGCGCGGCTCGGAAAAAACCGACTGGGAAGTCGAGCTCGGCGTGGTGATCGGCCAGGGCGGCCGCTATATCGCGGAGGCCGACGCGTTGTCGCACGTCGCCGGCTACTGCGTCGTGAACGACGTGTCGGAGCGCGAATACCAGCTCGAGCGCGGCGGTACGTGGGATAAAGGCAAGGGCCACGACACGTTCGGGCCGCTCGGCCCGTGGCTCGTGACGGCCGACGAAGTGCCCGATCCGCATGCACTGCGGCTGTGGCTGGAAGTGGACGGTCATCGCTACCAGAACGGCACGACCGCGACGATGGTGTTTCGCGTGCCGCACCTGGTCAGCTACCTGAGCCGCTTCATGAGCCTGCAGCCGGGCGACGTGATCTCGACCGGCACGCCGCCGGGTGTCGGCCTCGGGCAGAAGCCGCCCGTCTACCTGCGCGCCGGACAGGTGATCACGCTCGGCATCGACGGGCTCGGCGAGCAACGCCAGCGAACCGTCCAGGCCTGA
- a CDS encoding SDR family oxidoreductase, whose product MRLQGKRALVTAAGQGIGRATALRFASEGADVLATDINEAALVRLEADAERAGGRLTTRRLDVTDAQDVAALAASARAFDVLFNCAGFVHHGSILDCDDEAWAFSLNLNVTSMYRLIRALLPAMLEAGGASIINMASAASSVKGVPNRFVYGTTKAAVIGLTKAVAADFVERGIRCNAICPGTIESPSLEQRIADQARTRHVSTDEVRQAFVARQPIGRIGRAEEVAALALYLASDEASFTTGAIHLIDGGWSN is encoded by the coding sequence ATGAGATTGCAGGGCAAACGCGCGCTGGTGACGGCGGCCGGGCAGGGCATCGGCCGCGCGACCGCGCTGCGCTTCGCGAGCGAGGGCGCCGACGTACTGGCGACCGACATCAACGAAGCCGCGCTCGTGCGGCTCGAGGCCGACGCCGAGCGCGCGGGCGGCCGGCTGACCACGCGCCGGCTCGACGTGACCGATGCGCAGGACGTCGCGGCGCTTGCCGCGAGCGCGCGCGCGTTCGACGTGCTGTTCAACTGCGCGGGCTTCGTGCACCACGGCTCGATCCTCGACTGCGACGACGAGGCATGGGCGTTCTCACTGAATCTGAACGTCACGTCGATGTACCGGCTGATCCGCGCGCTGCTGCCCGCGATGCTCGAAGCCGGCGGCGCGTCGATCATCAACATGGCGTCGGCGGCGTCGAGCGTGAAGGGCGTGCCGAACCGCTTCGTCTACGGTACGACCAAGGCGGCCGTGATCGGCCTGACCAAGGCGGTGGCCGCCGATTTCGTCGAGCGGGGCATCCGCTGCAACGCGATCTGCCCGGGCACGATCGAATCGCCGTCGCTGGAGCAGCGGATTGCCGACCAGGCGCGCACGCGCCACGTGTCGACCGACGAGGTGCGCCAGGCGTTCGTCGCGCGCCAGCCGATAGGCCGCATCGGCCGCGCGGAGGAAGTGGCCGCGCTCGCGCTGTACCTCGCGTCCGACGAAGCATCGTTCACGACCGGCGCGATCCACCTGATCGACGGCGGCTGGTCGAACTGA
- a CDS encoding DUF3331 domain-containing protein, with product MKASKSLPALDPADVHVEILERSDTLLVVRWVEPGRCHYGEQRWRRRFAQRTGTCALSRQVIHRGDEVFRPAERPAPANAAAMISAAEVLALAGGR from the coding sequence ATGAAGGCCTCCAAATCCCTGCCTGCGCTCGATCCCGCCGACGTTCACGTCGAAATCCTCGAACGTTCCGATACGCTACTCGTCGTCCGCTGGGTCGAGCCCGGCCGCTGTCACTACGGTGAACAGCGCTGGCGCCGCCGCTTCGCGCAACGCACCGGCACCTGCGCGCTGTCGCGCCAGGTGATCCACCGCGGCGACGAAGTCTTCCGCCCGGCCGAACGCCCGGCACCCGCGAACGCGGCCGCGATGATCTCCGCCGCTGAAGTGCTCGCGCTGGCCGGCGGCAGGTAA
- a CDS encoding oxidoreductase: MHAWSARHVPAQGGKVAVVTGANSGLGWQLAETLAAKGATVVMGCRDAARAAQAADAIRRLHPDARVEVDALDLADLASIARFAADVAERHGRVDILCNNAGVMFLPLRHTHDGFEMQFGTNHLGHFALTGHLLPALRAARRARVVTMSSGLNRGGRIRVDDLRAEHRYNRYLAYCDSKLANLVFAIELQRRFERAAFAGISVAAHPGYAATNLQFAGPAMDSSPARAALMRAANRYLAQPADQGALPAIHAATAPDLAGGAYIGPSGWFESRGLPAPASVPRAARDVATAALLWEASEAATGVRFLSSSTPAGRSPGRPFDMAAEVR; this comes from the coding sequence ATGCATGCATGGAGCGCGCGCCACGTCCCGGCGCAAGGCGGCAAGGTCGCGGTCGTGACCGGCGCCAACAGCGGGCTCGGCTGGCAGCTGGCGGAAACGCTGGCCGCGAAAGGCGCGACGGTCGTGATGGGCTGCCGCGACGCCGCCCGCGCCGCGCAGGCGGCCGATGCGATCCGCCGGCTCCATCCTGATGCCCGCGTCGAAGTCGATGCACTCGACCTCGCCGATCTCGCGTCGATCGCACGCTTCGCGGCCGACGTGGCCGAACGCCATGGGCGCGTCGATATCCTCTGCAACAACGCCGGCGTGATGTTCCTGCCGCTGCGCCATACGCACGACGGCTTCGAGATGCAGTTCGGCACCAACCACCTTGGCCATTTCGCACTGACCGGCCATCTGCTGCCCGCGTTGCGCGCCGCGCGCCGGGCGCGGGTCGTGACGATGTCGAGCGGCCTCAACCGCGGCGGCCGGATCCGCGTCGACGACCTGCGCGCCGAGCACCGCTACAACCGCTATCTCGCCTATTGCGACAGCAAGCTCGCGAATCTCGTGTTCGCGATCGAGCTGCAGCGCCGTTTCGAGCGCGCGGCGTTCGCCGGGATCAGCGTGGCCGCGCACCCGGGCTACGCGGCGACCAACCTGCAGTTCGCGGGCCCGGCGATGGACAGCTCGCCCGCCCGTGCCGCGCTGATGCGCGCCGCGAACCGTTATCTCGCGCAGCCGGCCGACCAGGGCGCGCTGCCCGCGATTCATGCGGCAACCGCACCCGATCTCGCCGGGGGCGCCTACATCGGGCCGTCCGGCTGGTTCGAGTCGCGCGGGTTGCCGGCGCCCGCGAGCGTGCCACGCGCGGCACGCGACGTGGCCACGGCGGCGCTGCTGTGGGAAGCCTCGGAAGCCGCGACGGGCGTGCGCTTCCTCAGCTCGAGCACGCCGGCCGGACGCTCGCCGGGCCGGCCGTTCGACATGGCGGCCGAGGTCCGCTGA
- a CDS encoding DUF4148 domain-containing protein, translated as MKSLVSAVVAAAALSASFGAFAQSTVTRAQVRNELVQLEQAGYKPGVSSPYYPNDIQSAEARVHGADTSGYGAQPAPAVHSGAPAASSNARDSIFFGQ; from the coding sequence ATGAAATCGCTCGTTTCCGCAGTCGTTGCCGCTGCCGCCCTGTCCGCTTCGTTTGGCGCATTCGCCCAAAGCACCGTGACCCGCGCTCAAGTGCGCAACGAACTGGTTCAGCTCGAACAAGCCGGCTACAAGCCGGGCGTGTCGAGCCCGTACTACCCGAACGACATCCAGAGCGCCGAAGCGCGTGTTCATGGTGCCGACACCAGCGGCTACGGCGCACAACCGGCTCCGGCCGTCCACTCGGGCGCTCCGGCTGCATCGTCGAACGCGCGCGACTCGATCTTCTTCGGCCAGTAA
- a CDS encoding TauD/TfdA family dioxygenase, giving the protein MQAAQHRIEDWRTFSGDAAIAAATIGDGAVDVEWSDTRRSPFHFDWLRDNCACSACVHAVTREQVFEIADAREDLAALTVHVETDGALHVEWNDGHRSAWSPGWLRAHAYDDASRAERQAAHGRHVWAGDDATAIGVFAWRDVMEDDRALLAWLAALQRTGLTLVEGVPAERGRVDEIARRVGLIRESNFGVLFDVESKPRPDSNAYTSLNLPPHTDLPTRELQPGVQFLHCLANDATGGDSIFLDGFALADALRREHPADFEQLASTPFEFWNKSANSDYRCSAPVIGLDARGNVTEVRVANFLRGPLDAPAGSVAAVYRAYRRFLALAREPRFRVQRRLRAGDMWAFDNRRVMHARTEFDPSTGRRHLQGCYVDRDELLSRWRVLSRSAAAATASR; this is encoded by the coding sequence ATGCAGGCAGCGCAACACCGTATCGAGGACTGGCGGACGTTTTCGGGCGATGCAGCCATTGCGGCGGCGACGATTGGCGATGGTGCGGTGGACGTCGAATGGAGCGACACGCGACGATCGCCGTTTCATTTCGACTGGCTGCGCGACAACTGCGCGTGTTCGGCGTGCGTGCATGCCGTCACGCGTGAGCAGGTGTTCGAGATCGCCGATGCGCGCGAGGATCTCGCTGCGCTGACGGTGCACGTCGAAACCGACGGCGCGCTGCATGTCGAGTGGAACGACGGCCATCGCAGCGCGTGGTCGCCGGGCTGGTTGCGCGCGCATGCGTACGACGACGCGTCGCGCGCGGAGCGCCAGGCCGCGCACGGGCGGCACGTGTGGGCGGGGGACGACGCGACAGCCATTGGCGTGTTCGCGTGGCGCGACGTGATGGAGGACGACCGCGCCTTGCTCGCATGGCTCGCCGCGTTGCAGCGCACGGGGCTGACGCTCGTCGAAGGCGTGCCGGCCGAGCGCGGCCGCGTCGACGAGATCGCGCGCCGCGTCGGCCTGATCCGCGAAAGCAATTTCGGCGTGCTGTTCGACGTCGAATCGAAGCCGCGCCCGGACAGCAATGCGTATACATCACTGAACCTGCCGCCGCATACCGACTTGCCGACCCGCGAGTTGCAGCCGGGCGTGCAGTTCCTGCATTGCCTCGCGAACGACGCGACCGGCGGCGACAGTATCTTCCTCGACGGCTTCGCGCTCGCCGATGCGCTGCGGCGCGAACATCCGGCGGATTTCGAACAACTCGCGTCGACGCCGTTCGAGTTCTGGAACAAGAGTGCGAACAGCGACTACCGCTGCTCGGCGCCGGTGATCGGGCTCGACGCGCGCGGCAATGTGACGGAAGTGCGCGTCGCGAATTTCCTGCGCGGGCCGCTCGATGCGCCGGCCGGCTCGGTCGCGGCGGTCTATCGTGCGTACCGGCGGTTCCTCGCGCTGGCGCGCGAGCCGCGCTTTCGCGTGCAGCGCCGGCTGCGGGCGGGCGACATGTGGGCGTTCGACAACCGGCGCGTGATGCATGCGCGTACGGAGTTCGATCCGTCTACCGGACGCCGGCACCTGCAGGGCTGCTACGTGGATCGCGACGAGTTGCTGTCGCGATGGCGGGTGCTGTCGCGATCGGCTGCCGCCGCCACAGCGTCGCGCTGA
- a CDS encoding alpha/beta hydrolase, with amino-acid sequence MLEPEIAAFVAAVDAWYPADAAARSPAEQRRLYDRFAAEWTPPALPAGIVQQDAVWQAADGRAIALRRYTFTQHTPRGTVLFFHGGGFVVGSLDSHALITAQLAADTGLAVIAVDYRLAPEHRAPAALEDCSAVTRAARDARWPFGPCVHPLTLAGDSAGGMLAAGVATALRDAGEGGVDGIALVYPMLGFEPQSPARETEAHAPMLTLDDVHRYRALYWEGGLLDALGGGNPLLRASVPLAASRFDGLPPVLAIGAEHDPLRDDARVYVERIRAAGGAAHYWMGEGLVHGCWRALGTSPQAARLHRTVGGFLLAPHA; translated from the coding sequence ATGCTCGAACCGGAAATCGCGGCCTTCGTTGCGGCCGTCGACGCGTGGTATCCGGCCGACGCGGCGGCGCGCTCGCCCGCCGAACAGCGCCGCCTGTACGACCGCTTCGCGGCCGAATGGACACCGCCCGCGCTGCCGGCCGGCATCGTGCAGCAGGACGCCGTCTGGCAGGCCGCCGACGGTCGTGCGATCGCGCTGCGGCGCTACACGTTCACGCAGCACACGCCGCGCGGCACGGTGCTGTTCTTTCATGGCGGCGGCTTCGTCGTCGGCTCGCTCGACAGTCATGCGCTGATCACCGCGCAACTGGCGGCCGACACGGGGCTCGCCGTGATCGCGGTCGACTACCGGCTGGCGCCCGAGCATCGCGCGCCGGCCGCGCTCGAAGATTGCTCGGCGGTCACGCGCGCCGCGCGCGACGCACGCTGGCCGTTCGGGCCGTGCGTGCATCCGCTGACGCTCGCGGGCGACAGCGCGGGCGGCATGCTCGCGGCGGGCGTGGCCACCGCGCTGCGCGATGCGGGTGAAGGCGGTGTCGACGGCATCGCGCTCGTTTATCCGATGCTCGGGTTCGAACCGCAATCGCCCGCGCGCGAAACGGAAGCGCACGCGCCGATGCTGACGCTCGACGACGTCCATCGCTATCGCGCGCTGTACTGGGAAGGCGGCTTGCTCGATGCGCTGGGAGGCGGCAACCCGCTGCTGCGCGCATCGGTGCCGCTCGCGGCTTCGCGTTTCGACGGTTTGCCGCCGGTGCTCGCGATCGGCGCGGAACACGATCCGCTGCGCGACGACGCGCGCGTGTACGTCGAACGGATTCGCGCGGCCGGCGGTGCCGCGCACTACTGGATGGGAGAGGGGCTGGTGCACGGCTGCTGGCGCGCGCTCGGAACGAGCCCGCAGGCGGCGCGGCTGCACCGGACGGTCGGCGGGTTTCTGCTCGCACCACACGCGTAG
- a CDS encoding thioesterase family protein, with protein MTGDTPLTIYRDVVRPEWVDYNGHLRDAFYLLIFSFATDALLDRVGLDDAARRERGRSVYTLEAHVNYLHEIKEGTQVRVDARVLAHDAKRLHLYLELFAGGHDDAVSASEQMLLHVDTRDGAKSAPFDDDVAARVAELHALQRDCAAPAYAGRVIGLPPRR; from the coding sequence ATGACCGGCGATACCCCGCTGACGATTTACCGCGACGTGGTGCGGCCCGAATGGGTCGACTACAACGGCCACCTGCGCGATGCGTTCTATCTGCTGATCTTCAGCTTCGCGACCGATGCACTGCTGGATCGCGTCGGCCTCGATGACGCCGCGCGTCGCGAGCGGGGCCGCTCGGTCTACACGCTCGAAGCGCACGTGAACTACCTGCACGAGATCAAGGAGGGGACACAGGTGCGCGTCGACGCACGTGTGCTCGCGCATGATGCGAAGCGGCTGCACCTGTATCTCGAACTGTTCGCTGGCGGGCATGACGATGCGGTGTCGGCGAGCGAGCAGATGTTGCTGCACGTCGATACGCGCGACGGCGCGAAATCGGCGCCGTTCGACGACGACGTGGCTGCACGCGTGGCCGAGCTGCATGCGTTGCAGCGCGATTGCGCGGCGCCCGCGTATGCGGGCCGCGTGATCGGGCTGCCGCCGCGCCGATAA